In the Sulfobacillus thermosulfidooxidans DSM 9293 genome, CAATTTTAGTATTATCACTCATCACGATGTACTGCCATCGCATATTAATCCCTTTATCCATCTCGTTTTGGAATCATCGTCACGCATTAACGCGCGCCTTTATGGACTCAAAAGATCTTGAATTTCCTCAATTCTTGAGGCGCTCATCACTTGATCCATCCAGGCGTATAATTGTCCTGCTCGATTTTCCGATGCGACCCGTAGCCTAAAGGAGTTGCTAGTCGATCCGAAGCGATGATTCGTCATACGCAATAAGGCAGCCCTTAAGGCTAAAAGCGTTCCTTCCTGCAATCCGGTTTCTAATCCTTCTTGCAAACCATCAGCATGTCCTTCTAAATATCCACTGTGACGCGCTTCATCTAATGCCTTTTGCGCGAACTGGTCGAATTCATCAGACATTCGCATCGCCTCCCTCCAAACTTTGGCCCGACTAACATCGAATCAGGTTCGTCAATAGGGTAAGCAAGTTCTCTTTTAGCATACCACCTTTATCATTTTTTTTGCATCCTGCTCTTTTAATGGATAAATAGTGACAGAAATCCTCCAAACATTAAAGACAAAAAGATCACAGCCGTAAGGATAGCAAACCATTTTTGCCATCCAAATTGTCTTCTCGGTTCCCAACTTTCCCGTGATGATTGGTGATTTCGCATAAAATTGTTCCCCTTTAATCATTTCCGTACGACGAGCTCTCACACAAGCGTCGCCGTACCCGTGCTTTAGGATAAAGTTTATGTCAATCTACGGTAAATATAAATCATATAACACCAGAGACAAATTGCGCCACGGCAAAATTCGCTAATATACCAGCTTTTGCTTTTCTATTCGACCTTTAAAGAGAAATTCCAATCTTTGCTTTTCACATTCGACATCTATTGCGTTAATATATATGAAGAATGTTCCCAAAGGAGGCAGTTTATGACGACTTACCAGTATCTTGTCGGACCTCATATCTGGGTTAAACAGACTCCTCAGTGGAACGCGGTTATCGAGACCTTTTCTCTTCCAATGTTTACAGACAATCAGCGCGCCCGGTTGATGCAATGGGTCGATCTAGACAACCGTTACGTGGATTGGGAAGCCATCCATCGTGAGGCTACTCACTACTCACCCGAACAACGAACCCTGTTACGTATCGCTCATGCTCTTCACCAAGATGGCGATTGCCAGTTGTCCGAACTCGGTCAATTATCGAGTGCAGGACGATCCGCAGCAATTATGCTCATTGGTCTCCGGTATCGCTGAGTTCACCTCGATCACTCGCCACTGTGATACCATATCTTTGTCACCATATTGAGGGCGCTGTTGGTAGCGCCCATTCCTTACTTCAATCGTATTAAGGGAGATAGCAATGCCACATATATATGCTGTTACAAATGTTCCGCCCGAAGTTTTAGCGTATGGCATGGCCAAATATTCGCGGTCAAACCGCTCACTTGCCGATAATTTAAAAAATCTCACAGAAGATAAGGCTGCCAAATTTCTGAAAACCTTTTATTTTGATTATGGCCACGCATCTATAGCGGATTTAGCCCATGTCGCCATAGCAATAGAAGACATTTCGTTGTTGGCTGCCATGGAAATTGTCGATGAACCTTTATGGGATGGACAAGAACGTTCGACACGCTACCAGAATTTCGACAGTTCCGACTACTATCGTCCAGAAACTGCACCCTCCTCCTATGATACGGCCACACATAAGCTCTGGGCCTTATATCATCAGATGCAGGAACTGGGTACGAGTCTATTGACCGAGCAATATCCTAGACCGTCAGACATGCCAGAGAAAACTTACGCCCGCATTATTCATGCCAGAGCCCTAGACATTGCGCGTTATTGCTTACCACTCAATACGCTAACAAGCCTCGGGCAGATCACCAGTGCCCGCGTACTAGAACAACAAATTCGGCGCCTTTTTGCGTCGCCTTTCCCGGAAGTCCATAATATTGCACGGGAACTCAAAAAGAGCATTGCCGATCAACCCGCCGTGGATTTAATGTATCAAACCAACCAACCTGTATTACCAACATTGGTAAAGTATACCGAAGCGGATGCCTATTTAATGGCTGTGCGGACCATTATAGAACCCTTAGCAAAACAGGTCCCGTCGTTGCCTGCGCAAGCCGTTGAATTAACGATTCAAGCTCCCCTTTTAGATGCCCAAATTGCTCAATTGCTCTATGCTTTTGGACAAGCCTCTTATCGCTCTTGTCTGCAGTTCGCTAGCACTTTAACGACTGCAGAAAAACAAGAATTGATTTCACAGGTTTTTTCAGTGCGTGGGCCTCATGATGAATGGCTTCGCCTTTTGCGCCAGGCTCCCTTACAATTTGATTTGATTATGGACACAGGGGCTTATCGAGACTTTAATCGGCACCGCCGAACCCACAAAATTGCACAATCCCTTAACCCCGATCTGAAATTTTCTATCCCAGCACCCTTAACCGAGGCTGGCCTAGATTATGAATTCATCGCGACGCTTTCGGCGTATTATGACGAGCTCTCGGCATATTCAGATACGTCCTCTCTGCCGTACTTACTGCCGTTAGCGCATAAACGAAGGCTTTTAATGAGTATGGATCTGGCCGAGGCTGCCTATATCATCGAACTTCGTAGTCGCTCCCAAGGCCATTTCAGTTACCGGCAACTCGCATGGGACATGTACGAGGCTTTGAGACAGCAATTGCCCGATTTCGCTCGTTACATTCGAGTCACACCTCCTGGCGAATTTAACCCGTTTCAGCGTTAACCTTCTTCAAAAATAAAGCACCCAGGGGCGGCAAGGTTAAGGATAGAGTGTACGGCCGTCCCTGCCAACTTTGGTCGTCACTATACACCCATCCCCCATTTCCCAGATTACTGCCGCCGTAATAGACACTATCCGTATTAAGGATTTCTTGCCACTCTCCCGGTTGTAAAACTCCTAATCGGTATCCATGACGAGGTACAGGGGTAAAATTGAATACGCATAAAACATCTTGATCCACCCCATGCCGGAAGAAACTAATGACGCTGCCGTCCCGATCGCCGAAATCACACCATTCAAAGCCTCGCACATCATAATCTAAAGAAAATAATGCCGGATTCTGATGATATAGGGCGTTGAGATCCTTTACCAAGCGCGCTATCCCCTTATGGTCAGGATCATCCAGCAAAAACCAATCCAATTCGCGATCATGGGACCATTCGCGCCACTGGCCAAGTTCAGCTCCCATAAAGAGTAATTTTTTGCCAGGGGTCGCATACATATAAGCGAACAGTAGCCGTAAATTCGCCATTTTCTGCCAAGTATCCCCAGCCATTTTGTTGATTAAGGAGCCCTTCCCGTGAACCACTTCATCGTGAGACAAGGGTAGAATAAAGCGCTCACTTAAGGCATACATGGGACGAAATGTTAACTTATCATGATGATAACGGCGGTAAATCGGATCTTTACTCATATAATCTAACGTATCGTGCATCCAGCCCATATCCCACTTAAAGTCAAAACCTAATCCGCCGTCTTCCGGCCGACTGGTGACATGAGGCCACGCCGTAGATTCCTCGGCAATCATAACCACGCCGGGAAACCGTTGATGCACCGCTTGATTCAACTGCTGCAAAAAACTAATCGCCTCAAGATTTTCGTGCCCGCCATAACGATTGGGAATCCATTCACCAGCTTGCCGACCAAAATCTAAATACAGCATAGAACTGACCGCATCTACTCGTAACCCGTCTGCATGGTAATAGTCGAGCCAAAACATCGCACTCGAGAGCAAAAAACTGCGTACTTCATTGCGTCCATAGTTAAATAAATAACTATGCCATTGGGGATGGATTCCTTGACGAGGATCAGCATGTTCATATAAATGAGTACCATCGAACTCGGCTAATCCAAAATCATCTGTCGCAAAGTGTGACGGAACCCAGTCTAAAATGACCCCTAGACCTTGTTGATGACATTGATCGATGAAATACATCAGATCTTGCGGCGATCCGAACCGTGATGACGGGGCAAAATAACAGGTGGTTTGATAACCCCACGATCCATAATACGGATGCTCCATAATAGGCAATAATTCAACGTGGGTAAATCCCTGATCCTTCACATAAGTTATCAGTTGATCCGCAAGTTCCCGGTAGCTTAATGACATGCCATCAGAATGCTTACGCCACGATCCCACATGCACTTCATAGATGCTTATCGGTTTTTCTATGGGTGAGATCTTAGAACGCGTATTGATCCACTCATCATCATGCCAAACATAGTCCAACCGGGTAACCACCGATGCTGTTTTTGGAGGGATTTCCATAGCAAATGCGAGCGGATCCGCTTTTTCTTTGACAAATCCTTGGGCAGGATTTTCAACGACATACTTGTACAATGTTCCCGGTTCTATATGGTCTATGATGGCCATATGCACTCCAGAACTTCCCAGGGGTCTCATTGGATGCTTGTTAGGGTCCCATCCATTGAAGTCACCCACCACAGAAACGCGCTGCGCTGCTGGGGCCCACACCGCAAATCGCACGGTATTTTTCTTGAGGTCTACATACTGTGCGCCAAAATGCCGGTACATCTGGGTTAATGTGCCCTCGTTAAATAGATACAATGTTTGATTGTCCAGGCTATCTTGCATGCTTGTCACCCACCTTCCGGATATTGTCACGTCTTGCTTTGGGTCTAGCCCTCCATCATCGTCCCCGTATCGTGCCATGGAGGGCGCGTTTTCCTGAATGAGATAGGCCCACCCAGGAGACTCAAGACGTCATTCCGAGGACAACGAAATGTCCTATCCCTTCTCCGGAAATTCACGACCTTAACCTCAAGGCGGCTCCGCTGTATTTTGGTGAAAAGACTGCCTTAGGCATCCAAATCCAACAGGTTCAAAATCCCTTCCATGGGGATGTGAACCCATTTAGGCCGATTGTGCAATTCGTAATGCAACTCGTACAAAGCCTTCTCCATGAGAAATGCGGAAAGCCACTCAGAATCTCTTTCTGGAAGAAGGCGTGCATCCATGTGATCCTGGTACGCTTCCAGAAATCGGCTGGTAGCAATTTGAAACCACGCCATGGCCCATCGTTTGAGCTTGTCTTGGGGCATGCCAAACTGACGTTCATGCTCGGCTTCAGTAAATGCTGCATAGTGAAAGGACCGAATCATTCCCGCTACATCTTTCAAGGGGGATCGTTTAATCCGGCGCCGACTTAACGGAACCAAAGGCTCACCTTCGAAGTCAACGACCACAAAGTCTCGGCCTGTATAAAGGAGTTGGCCAAGATGATAATCCCCATGACAACGAATTTTAGAACCCTGCACTGTTTTACGGGCCGCTTGTCGAAAAATCTCTTCGATGTGTTCGCGTTTATGAAGTATTTCTTGAGCCATGATTGCCACGTCCTCACGGAATAAGCCTAACGCTCTTTCTAATTCCGTTAAGGTCCTAT is a window encoding:
- a CDS encoding FAD-dependent thymidylate synthase translates to MPHIYAVTNVPPEVLAYGMAKYSRSNRSLADNLKNLTEDKAAKFLKTFYFDYGHASIADLAHVAIAIEDISLLAAMEIVDEPLWDGQERSTRYQNFDSSDYYRPETAPSSYDTATHKLWALYHQMQELGTSLLTEQYPRPSDMPEKTYARIIHARALDIARYCLPLNTLTSLGQITSARVLEQQIRRLFASPFPEVHNIARELKKSIADQPAVDLMYQTNQPVLPTLVKYTEADAYLMAVRTIIEPLAKQVPSLPAQAVELTIQAPLLDAQIAQLLYAFGQASYRSCLQFASTLTTAEKQELISQVFSVRGPHDEWLRLLRQAPLQFDLIMDTGAYRDFNRHRRTHKIAQSLNPDLKFSIPAPLTEAGLDYEFIATLSAYYDELSAYSDTSSLPYLLPLAHKRRLLMSMDLAEAAYIIELRSRSQGHFSYRQLAWDMYEALRQQLPDFARYIRVTPPGEFNPFQR
- the glgB gene encoding 1,4-alpha-glucan branching protein GlgB; its protein translation is MQDSLDNQTLYLFNEGTLTQMYRHFGAQYVDLKKNTVRFAVWAPAAQRVSVVGDFNGWDPNKHPMRPLGSSGVHMAIIDHIEPGTLYKYVVENPAQGFVKEKADPLAFAMEIPPKTASVVTRLDYVWHDDEWINTRSKISPIEKPISIYEVHVGSWRKHSDGMSLSYRELADQLITYVKDQGFTHVELLPIMEHPYYGSWGYQTTCYFAPSSRFGSPQDLMYFIDQCHQQGLGVILDWVPSHFATDDFGLAEFDGTHLYEHADPRQGIHPQWHSYLFNYGRNEVRSFLLSSAMFWLDYYHADGLRVDAVSSMLYLDFGRQAGEWIPNRYGGHENLEAISFLQQLNQAVHQRFPGVVMIAEESTAWPHVTSRPEDGGLGFDFKWDMGWMHDTLDYMSKDPIYRRYHHDKLTFRPMYALSERFILPLSHDEVVHGKGSLINKMAGDTWQKMANLRLLFAYMYATPGKKLLFMGAELGQWREWSHDRELDWFLLDDPDHKGIARLVKDLNALYHQNPALFSLDYDVRGFEWCDFGDRDGSVISFFRHGVDQDVLCVFNFTPVPRHGYRLGVLQPGEWQEILNTDSVYYGGSNLGNGGWVYSDDQSWQGRPYTLSLTLPPLGALFLKKVNAETG